Proteins co-encoded in one Sulfurimonas sp. HSL1-2 genomic window:
- a CDS encoding aminodeoxychorismate/anthranilate synthase component II, with amino-acid sequence MVLMIDNYDSFTYNIVQYCLELGADLKVIRNDEMTVEEIAALQPEKIIISPGPATPDEAGVSLAVIDHFKDEVPILGICLGHQSIAQVFGGNVVRAAKMMHGKTSVMECETGCAIFKHLPEFFTATRYHSLIVEKAGLPETIVPTAYSQDDHEIMALQIKDKPIYGVQFHPESIMSEFGHEILDNFLKL; translated from the coding sequence ATGGTCTTGATGATCGACAATTACGACAGTTTTACGTACAATATTGTGCAATACTGCCTGGAGTTGGGGGCGGACCTGAAGGTGATCCGGAACGACGAAATGACGGTGGAGGAGATCGCTGCGCTGCAGCCGGAGAAGATCATCATCTCACCGGGACCGGCAACCCCGGATGAAGCCGGAGTGAGCCTGGCCGTCATCGACCATTTCAAAGATGAGGTGCCTATTCTCGGTATCTGCCTGGGGCATCAGAGTATCGCACAGGTTTTCGGCGGGAACGTCGTGCGCGCAGCAAAAATGATGCACGGCAAGACGTCGGTCATGGAGTGCGAAACCGGCTGTGCGATCTTCAAGCACCTTCCGGAGTTCTTTACGGCCACACGTTATCACTCCCTGATCGTCGAAAAGGCGGGTCTGCCCGAGACGATCGTGCCGACGGCCTACAGCCAGGACGACCATGAGATCATGGCGCTTCAGATCAAAGACAAGCCCATCTACGGCGTGCAGTTCCACCCCGAATCCATCATGAGCGAGTTCGGGCACGAAATACTGGATAACTTCCTCAAACTATGA
- a CDS encoding NADH-quinone oxidoreductase subunit N: MMQMLLQALPLAVIFAGAFVMMLLSRTRTFGLGRFNLVAVAFLAVSFLLGLLQYGGSAPRLLWQGTFGPAFIVDDFARLFDLMFTAGAMLTLLINTDYFRSRRYYNGEYFALILFSVFGMMMLAHTNELVSAFIALETASLSIYALVGYHKNNLISSEAMMKYLVLGSMTGVFFMLGTALIYGAVGATDLTAIAAFMQHAGEGEQTMVIVGGTFIIVTILFKIGAVPFHSWVVDVYHGAPYPVTMFMASTFKIAVFAIALRLYLVDFATVQTVWTPVLQAVTVLTLLGGSWLAISQQTVKRMLAGSSIVHSGYLLIALTSAGMGSQVAAPAIMFYLIAYFLSAVGAFGVLSSIASQSRRQMTYEDFKGFADRHPYLALTMAVFMLSLSGFPSTIGFLGKFYIFSGAIESGQLLLAGLGILTAFISVYYYFRLIAMMYFYPGEGEAQKLRVNLSSTLIAVMAVLIIWGGIGTSLIPFVPGADGIIDVAQQAVAALAVPTP, from the coding sequence ATGATGCAGATGCTGCTGCAGGCCCTGCCGCTGGCCGTCATTTTTGCCGGCGCCTTCGTCATGATGCTGCTGAGCCGGACCCGAACCTTCGGGCTGGGGCGTTTCAACCTGGTCGCCGTCGCCTTCCTGGCCGTTTCGTTCCTGCTGGGGCTGTTGCAGTACGGGGGCAGCGCTCCCCGGCTGCTGTGGCAGGGAACCTTCGGACCGGCATTTATCGTGGATGATTTCGCGCGACTGTTTGATCTGATGTTCACCGCGGGGGCGATGCTGACACTGCTGATCAACACCGATTACTTCCGCAGCCGCCGCTACTACAACGGCGAGTATTTCGCCCTGATCCTTTTCAGCGTATTCGGGATGATGATGCTGGCCCATACGAACGAACTGGTCAGTGCCTTTATTGCGCTGGAGACCGCGTCGCTCAGCATCTATGCCCTGGTCGGGTACCACAAAAACAACCTGATCAGTTCCGAGGCGATGATGAAGTATCTGGTCCTGGGTTCCATGACCGGCGTCTTCTTCATGCTGGGAACGGCGCTGATCTACGGGGCGGTCGGCGCGACGGACCTGACGGCCATTGCCGCGTTCATGCAGCACGCCGGTGAAGGGGAGCAGACGATGGTGATTGTCGGCGGGACCTTTATTATCGTGACCATTCTCTTTAAAATCGGGGCGGTGCCGTTTCACTCCTGGGTCGTCGATGTGTACCACGGTGCGCCCTACCCGGTGACGATGTTCATGGCGTCGACGTTCAAGATCGCCGTGTTCGCGATTGCGTTGCGCCTCTATCTGGTCGACTTTGCGACGGTGCAAACGGTCTGGACGCCGGTCCTGCAGGCAGTGACGGTGCTCACCCTGCTCGGGGGATCGTGGCTGGCGATATCGCAGCAGACTGTCAAACGGATGCTGGCGGGATCGAGCATCGTGCACAGCGGCTACCTGCTGATCGCCCTCACGTCGGCCGGGATGGGGTCGCAGGTGGCGGCGCCCGCGATCATGTTCTACCTGATCGCGTATTTCCTCAGTGCCGTGGGTGCGTTCGGCGTTTTGAGTTCCATCGCTTCTCAAAGCCGCCGGCAGATGACCTACGAGGATTTCAAAGGGTTCGCCGACCGCCACCCCTACCTGGCGCTCACCATGGCGGTCTTCATGCTGTCGCTTTCGGGTTTTCCGTCGACCATCGGTTTCCTGGGCAAGTTCTATATCTTCAGCGGGGCGATAGAGTCGGGACAGCTGCTGCTGGCGGGGCTTGGGATTTTGACGGCGTTTATCTCGGTCTATTACTATTTCCGGCTGATTGCCATGATGTACTTTTACCCGGGAGAGGGGGAGGCGCAGAAACTGAGGGTTAATCTGAGCAGTACACTCATTGCCGTGATGGCCGTACTGATCATCTGGGGCGGGATCGGTACGAGCCTGATACCGTTCGTCCCCGGCGCAGACGGTATCATCGATGTGGCGCAGCAGGCGGTGGCGGCACTTGCGGTGCCCACCCCGTAA
- a CDS encoding NADH-quinone oxidoreductase subunit M has translation MMEKVLTDIIFLPFVAALLLGVLRAPLGWLRLGALLSSLGVLALVLAVTAGFDPDGGMQYMRHLPWIANYGIAYFVGVDALSLVLLLLIAILIPLLYLYMWHEKRKGYWYNMMLLQTGVTGAVLSLDLILFYLFWETMLLPVFIMIGRYGSGDRQRNAMKIVLMTVMGSMSMLLAILYLGYSYFAATGGWSFDLENLSTLRFSPLTSVWLAAGFLLAFAIKIPLVGFHTWMAPAYGSSPTPAVVILSAIMAKLGAYGIWRFGYGLFEPTLKLYAPFIMALAIIGMLYFAVRAVTENDLRRMFAYASGSHLSLIALGVFVTNLYGWGGSLYFIATHALSSAGIFIMIGLLYKRVGSISIGALGGLAQQAPRFALFFVFFALSIAGLPGTGGFVGELLIIVGAFKADPLIGMFAATTMLAAMLYVFWMLQRTVFGSAGACSSACRDLDARELAMLIPLALLLLVTGIVPSLFTPIFEPQLTAMLAMLGGAR, from the coding sequence ATGATGGAGAAGGTGCTGACCGACATCATTTTCCTGCCCTTTGTGGCGGCACTGCTGCTGGGGGTGCTGCGTGCGCCGCTTGGCTGGCTGCGCCTGGGCGCGCTTCTCTCTTCCCTCGGGGTCCTTGCCCTCGTACTGGCCGTGACGGCGGGCTTCGATCCGGACGGCGGGATGCAGTACATGCGCCATCTCCCCTGGATCGCCAACTACGGGATCGCCTATTTCGTCGGAGTGGATGCACTCTCTTTGGTATTGCTGCTGCTCATCGCGATTCTGATACCGCTGCTGTACCTGTACATGTGGCATGAGAAGCGCAAGGGGTACTGGTACAACATGATGCTGCTGCAGACCGGGGTGACCGGGGCCGTTCTTTCGCTGGACCTGATCCTCTTTTACCTCTTCTGGGAGACGATGCTGCTGCCGGTGTTCATCATGATCGGCCGCTACGGCAGCGGCGATCGTCAACGAAACGCGATGAAGATCGTGCTGATGACCGTGATGGGGTCGATGAGCATGCTGCTGGCGATCCTCTACCTCGGGTACAGCTACTTTGCCGCGACGGGGGGGTGGAGTTTCGACCTTGAAAACCTTTCAACGCTCCGGTTCTCCCCGCTGACATCCGTTTGGCTGGCCGCCGGGTTCCTGCTGGCATTCGCCATCAAGATTCCGCTGGTGGGCTTTCACACCTGGATGGCCCCGGCCTACGGTTCGTCGCCGACACCGGCGGTTGTGATTCTTTCGGCCATTATGGCCAAGCTCGGCGCCTACGGTATCTGGCGTTTCGGGTACGGCCTGTTTGAGCCGACGCTGAAACTCTATGCCCCCTTTATCATGGCGCTGGCGATCATCGGGATGCTCTATTTCGCGGTGCGGGCGGTCACGGAGAACGATCTGCGCAGGATGTTCGCGTACGCTTCGGGGTCGCACCTCTCCCTGATTGCGCTGGGGGTCTTCGTCACCAACCTGTACGGCTGGGGCGGCAGCCTCTATTTCATTGCGACCCACGCCCTCTCATCGGCGGGGATCTTCATTATGATCGGTCTGCTGTATAAACGCGTCGGTTCCATCAGTATCGGTGCGCTGGGCGGTCTGGCGCAGCAGGCCCCGAGGTTCGCCCTCTTTTTCGTCTTTTTTGCTCTCAGTATCGCGGGGCTTCCGGGAACCGGCGGGTTTGTGGGTGAGCTGCTGATCATCGTCGGCGCCTTCAAAGCGGACCCGCTTATCGGCATGTTCGCGGCGACGACGATGCTGGCCGCCATGCTGTACGTCTTCTGGATGCTGCAGCGGACGGTCTTTGGTTCGGCGGGAGCCTGCAGCAGTGCATGCCGGGACCTTGATGCCCGGGAGCTGGCGATGCTGATCCCCCTGGCGCTGCTGCTGCTCGTCACCGGGATCGTCCCGTCGCTCTTTACGCCGATATTCGAACCGCAGCTCACCGCAATGCTTGCCATGTTGGGAGGTGCCCGATGA
- the nuoL gene encoding NADH-quinone oxidoreductase subunit L, with protein sequence MLSLIVLVPFVSAAVLGLLYLAAPTRPRERLYAAVGIAAPGISAVLALFAGSELAAMPADAALHSTLFEWIALGEFRIPVAFAADRLGAVMIAFITVIGTLIHVYAAGYMRGDPGYGKFFAFFNLFMGSMLLLVLADNPIMMFIGWELVGLSSYLLIGFYHRDAANVTAANKAFILNRVGDFGFVMGLVLLFVSLEGQGYTFDAIRTHIGMLEPGTALLIGALLFVGAMGKSAQIPLYVWLPDAMAGPTPVSALIHAATMVTAGVYMVARFAFLYSGIPEIGEGIAVIGAASALFAALIASYQRDIKKILAYSTMSQLGYMFIAVGLGAYGSGLFHVFTHAFFKALLFMGAGAVIIALHHEQDIFKMGGLKAKMKYVYAVMLIATLAISGIPPFAGFFSKDAILAAAFASGHYTLWGIGVFTAFLTAFYMFRMLFIVFHAPGTHASLATLPRTMTWPLAVLALGSTGAGFLGANEAYGGSDLFAHFAALPDRVYALSHRTEYLLGALNVIMGVGGMALAYRRYAAGAEAPRPDTPWRRAVLGKFYVDELYARLFVRPLLRLSRFADTVVDRRVVDGFIGLNVRGYRFAGRRFAALQNGKVRYYALYILAGVAAMSYAMLGILEVR encoded by the coding sequence ATGCTTAGCCTGATCGTACTGGTTCCCTTCGTTTCCGCCGCCGTGCTGGGGCTGCTCTACCTGGCTGCGCCGACACGGCCCCGGGAGCGTCTCTATGCGGCTGTCGGCATCGCCGCACCGGGCATTTCTGCCGTCCTGGCGCTCTTTGCGGGAAGTGAGCTCGCTGCCATGCCTGCTGACGCCGCACTGCATTCGACGCTCTTTGAATGGATCGCCCTGGGGGAATTCCGAATTCCCGTCGCCTTTGCCGCCGACAGGCTCGGCGCGGTGATGATCGCCTTTATTACCGTGATCGGGACGCTGATCCACGTCTATGCCGCGGGGTATATGCGCGGTGATCCCGGTTACGGGAAGTTCTTCGCTTTTTTCAACCTCTTTATGGGAAGCATGCTGCTGCTGGTACTGGCGGACAACCCGATCATGATGTTCATCGGCTGGGAGCTGGTGGGGCTGTCGTCGTACCTGCTGATCGGCTTTTATCACCGCGATGCGGCCAACGTCACGGCTGCGAACAAGGCGTTCATCCTCAACCGCGTCGGGGATTTCGGCTTTGTCATGGGGCTCGTGCTGCTCTTTGTCTCCCTGGAGGGGCAGGGGTATACCTTCGACGCCATCCGGACGCATATCGGCATGCTGGAGCCGGGCACCGCGCTGCTGATCGGTGCGCTGCTCTTCGTCGGGGCGATGGGCAAATCGGCGCAGATCCCGCTCTACGTCTGGCTGCCCGACGCCATGGCGGGGCCGACGCCCGTTTCGGCACTGATCCACGCGGCGACGATGGTGACGGCGGGGGTCTACATGGTGGCGCGTTTCGCCTTCCTTTACAGCGGCATTCCCGAAATCGGGGAGGGGATCGCGGTCATCGGAGCGGCGTCGGCACTCTTCGCTGCGCTGATTGCCTCCTACCAGCGTGACATCAAGAAGATCCTCGCCTACTCGACGATGTCGCAGCTGGGTTATATGTTCATCGCCGTGGGGCTGGGGGCCTACGGCAGCGGGCTGTTCCATGTCTTCACCCATGCCTTTTTCAAGGCGTTGCTCTTTATGGGCGCAGGGGCGGTGATCATCGCGCTGCACCATGAACAGGACATCTTCAAGATGGGCGGGCTGAAGGCGAAGATGAAGTACGTCTACGCCGTGATGCTGATTGCGACGCTGGCCATCAGCGGCATCCCCCCGTTTGCCGGTTTCTTCAGCAAGGATGCGATCCTCGCGGCGGCCTTCGCGTCGGGGCACTATACGCTCTGGGGCATCGGCGTCTTCACGGCCTTTCTGACGGCATTCTACATGTTCCGGATGCTTTTCATCGTTTTCCACGCCCCCGGCACCCATGCATCGCTTGCGACGCTGCCGCGCACGATGACCTGGCCGCTGGCAGTGCTGGCGCTCGGGAGTACGGGCGCGGGCTTCCTGGGCGCGAACGAAGCGTACGGCGGCAGTGACCTCTTTGCGCATTTTGCCGCGCTTCCGGACAGGGTGTATGCACTGTCGCACCGGACGGAGTACCTGCTGGGGGCACTGAACGTCATCATGGGGGTAGGGGGCATGGCCCTGGCCTACCGCCGCTACGCCGCGGGGGCGGAAGCGCCGCGTCCCGATACGCCCTGGCGCCGGGCCGTGCTCGGCAAGTTTTATGTCGATGAACTCTACGCCCGGCTCTTCGTGCGGCCGCTGTTGCGGCTGAGCCGCTTTGCGGATACGGTCGTCGACCGCCGCGTCGTCGACGGTTTTATCGGCTTGAATGTCCGGGGGTACCGCTTTGCCGGCCGCCGGTTTGCGGCCCTGCAAAACGGCAAGGTGCGCTATTACGCCCTCTATATCCTGGCAGGGGTCGCGGCGATGTCGTACGCGATGCTGGGCATCCTGGAGGTACGATGA
- the nuoK gene encoding NADH-quinone oxidoreductase subunit NuoK, whose protein sequence is MSPEPFLALATLLFCLGLVGIVSRRNLFVVYMSAELMLTSVSLMLATFGRVLGSGDGAAMVLLMIAVIAAEAALFLAIIIQLHRGRKTLDSDAFAALAQREKEGRDA, encoded by the coding sequence GTGAGCCCCGAACCTTTTCTCGCCCTCGCCACGCTGCTCTTCTGTCTGGGGCTGGTCGGCATCGTCAGCCGCCGCAACCTCTTTGTCGTCTATATGTCGGCGGAGCTGATGCTCACTTCGGTCAGCCTGATGCTTGCCACCTTCGGACGGGTGCTGGGCAGCGGGGACGGCGCGGCGATGGTACTGTTGATGATCGCGGTGATCGCTGCCGAGGCGGCGCTCTTCCTGGCCATCATCATCCAGCTGCACCGGGGGCGGAAAACCCTCGACAGCGATGCCTTCGCCGCACTGGCACAGCGCGAAAAGGAGGGGCGTGATGCTTAG
- a CDS encoding NADH-quinone oxidoreductase subunit J — protein MLENSLFTVLALIMLGGAVAMVYLRQTLYGAFGFLCAMLAMAGMFALLENGFLFLAQIMVAVGAVVVLSLMVIVSVNAKDENLPHEPYKLRWILFSAALTLPFGILLYRTLAYLHRGFAESAEGFGSLHAVGASLFQQWVLPFEIVSVLLLAAMLGAIVIARKEQP, from the coding sequence GTGCTGGAAAATAGCCTCTTTACCGTGTTGGCGTTGATCATGCTGGGCGGGGCTGTCGCGATGGTGTATCTGCGGCAGACGCTCTACGGCGCCTTCGGCTTTCTCTGTGCGATGCTGGCCATGGCGGGGATGTTCGCGCTGCTGGAGAACGGTTTCCTCTTTCTCGCCCAGATCATGGTCGCCGTCGGCGCGGTCGTGGTGCTGAGCCTGATGGTCATCGTCTCGGTCAACGCGAAGGATGAGAACCTTCCCCATGAGCCCTATAAACTGCGCTGGATCCTGTTCAGTGCCGCGCTGACCCTTCCCTTCGGCATTTTGCTCTACCGCACCCTGGCGTACCTGCACCGGGGATTCGCCGAAAGTGCAGAGGGGTTCGGCAGCCTGCACGCGGTGGGAGCATCGCTGTTTCAACAGTGGGTGCTCCCCTTCGAGATCGTCTCGGTCCTGCTGCTGGCGGCCATGCTGGGCGCGATCGTGATCGCCCGGAAGGAGCAGCCGTGA
- a CDS encoding NADH-quinone oxidoreductase subunit I gives MPRNVKVVPRHGRETKDRFYLPAIYEGIKITFRHFFDNVNDITAVDALEYPEEQPGDITERYRGLHRLTHRPDGSVACVACFMCATACPANCIFIEATERTDGVDEKMPQRFAIDTLECVFCGYCVEACPCDAIRMDTGIFSLTGRNREDFVLEKERLLSFRGAFGEEDSRAGK, from the coding sequence ATGCCACGCAACGTCAAAGTCGTCCCGCGCCATGGCCGGGAGACGAAGGACCGCTTCTACCTGCCGGCGATCTATGAAGGGATCAAGATCACCTTCCGCCACTTCTTCGATAACGTCAACGACATCACGGCGGTGGACGCCCTGGAGTACCCCGAGGAGCAGCCCGGTGACATCACGGAGCGCTACCGGGGTCTACACCGCCTCACCCACCGCCCCGACGGCAGCGTCGCCTGCGTCGCCTGTTTTATGTGTGCGACCGCCTGCCCGGCGAACTGCATATTCATCGAGGCGACGGAGCGCACCGACGGGGTCGACGAGAAGATGCCGCAGCGCTTCGCGATCGATACGCTCGAGTGCGTCTTCTGCGGCTACTGCGTCGAAGCGTGCCCCTGCGACGCGATCCGGATGGATACAGGGATCTTTTCGCTGACGGGCCGGAACCGGGAGGATTTCGTCCTGGAGAAGGAGCGGCTGCTCTCATTCCGGGGCGCTTTCGGGGAGGAGGACAGCCGTGCTGGAAAATAG
- a CDS encoding complex I subunit 1 family protein → MSPAAIIVALGSFVLGALLALLMIPVLVWLERRVAGLIQDRLGPNRTNIAGFRLGGVVQSFADVIKLVLKEEYYPAHIKTGRWLLMLSPVITFAAALLAFMVIPFADTLYIGGEALRVQPLPVDFGVLWYLGVGAVGVVGIFFGGWLSHNKYALLGSVRAGSMMVSYELPLGLSVVALILTYNTIDFNAMVQWQSGTVLGFLPAWGILVQPLAAVILIITLFAETNRAPFSVAEGESEIVAGFFTEYTAMKFAMYFMGEYVAMNTASAVVITMLFGGYQLPWVGTASMLTHFDYYAWGYMVVLPLIVFGVIRWMRKNNRVRPTVSTDGGRGFETKVLTGALIIMTLLIEGALLWVTLLPEGTAAVATAVALLQIAVFVTKLMAFNLFFILVRWTLPRFRFDQVQYLGWYYLLPLALFNLFVTALVVTGGA, encoded by the coding sequence ATGAGCCCGGCCGCGATCATCGTCGCACTCGGATCGTTCGTCCTCGGGGCGCTGCTGGCGCTGCTGATGATTCCGGTACTGGTCTGGCTGGAGCGGCGCGTCGCGGGGCTCATCCAGGACCGCCTGGGGCCAAACCGCACGAACATTGCCGGCTTCCGCCTGGGCGGGGTCGTACAGTCCTTCGCCGACGTGATCAAACTGGTGCTCAAGGAGGAGTACTACCCGGCGCATATCAAAACGGGGCGCTGGTTGCTGATGCTCTCCCCCGTCATCACCTTTGCCGCGGCCCTGCTGGCCTTTATGGTGATCCCCTTTGCGGATACCCTCTATATCGGCGGCGAAGCGCTGCGCGTCCAGCCGCTGCCGGTTGATTTTGGGGTATTGTGGTATCTGGGGGTGGGCGCCGTCGGCGTCGTCGGGATCTTCTTCGGGGGGTGGCTGAGCCACAACAAGTATGCGCTGCTGGGGTCGGTACGCGCCGGGTCGATGATGGTGAGCTACGAACTGCCCCTTGGACTCTCGGTCGTGGCGCTGATCCTCACCTACAATACGATCGATTTCAACGCGATGGTGCAGTGGCAGAGCGGCACGGTGCTGGGGTTCCTGCCCGCCTGGGGCATCCTGGTGCAGCCGCTGGCGGCCGTGATCCTGATCATCACGCTTTTTGCCGAGACGAACCGCGCCCCCTTCAGCGTCGCCGAGGGGGAGAGCGAGATCGTCGCGGGCTTCTTTACCGAGTATACGGCGATGAAGTTCGCGATGTACTTTATGGGGGAGTATGTCGCGATGAACACCGCCAGCGCCGTGGTCATCACCATGCTTTTCGGCGGTTACCAGCTGCCGTGGGTCGGTACGGCGTCGATGCTGACGCATTTTGACTACTACGCCTGGGGATATATGGTTGTGCTGCCGCTGATCGTCTTCGGGGTGATCCGCTGGATGCGCAAAAACAACCGGGTACGCCCAACGGTCTCCACCGACGGTGGCCGCGGGTTCGAGACGAAGGTACTGACAGGCGCGCTCATTATCATGACGCTGCTCATCGAGGGCGCACTGCTCTGGGTTACACTGCTCCCAGAGGGGACGGCGGCGGTTGCGACGGCGGTCGCTTTGCTGCAGATCGCGGTCTTCGTGACGAAACTGATGGCATTCAACCTCTTTTTCATCCTGGTGCGCTGGACGCTGCCGCGGTTCCGCTTCGACCAGGTGCAGTACCTGGGGTGGTACTACCTGCTGCCGCTTGCCCTGTTCAATCTATTCGTTACGGCACTGGTCGTGACAGGAGGTGCCTGA
- a CDS encoding 2Fe-2S iron-sulfur cluster-binding protein has product MSRVEIIVDGRTVSAEADALLIEVLLKNGIEIPYFCYHEALGPDGNCRMCMVEIEGQKRPQIACDTLVRAGMSVRTKGENIDAVRRNILELELLNHPVDCPICDQAGECKLQDFYMDYGLHDAKIEKREKVTHRKHVDLGANVMLDQERCVLCARCTRFTSEITKTHELGIIGRGDHARVSTMPGRSLENPYAMNVIDLCPVGALTSKDFRFHQRVWFLTSTPSVCHGCAAGCNIWVDHNREKYKDDRIYRFRPRVNREVNGWFICDAGRLSYEALQENRRLDMLLNKEACDEVRALEYFRDALKRHKGAVTILVDADRYSEEMEAVKVFAERHGAALYCPAASYDDPAFGDDWLRSSCRAANLGGAEKLGIERTLPDALETGLLINVNHPDGAKFKAEMRIELQTHVGRDADLILPLAVFTECAGTLVNEQGVAQFCPQAVHRNRPIPSAVEWVERLEEAPL; this is encoded by the coding sequence ATGAGCAGGGTCGAGATCATCGTAGACGGCCGGACGGTCTCGGCGGAAGCGGATGCGCTTCTGATCGAGGTTCTACTGAAAAACGGCATAGAGATCCCCTATTTTTGCTACCACGAGGCACTGGGGCCTGATGGCAACTGCCGGATGTGCATGGTGGAAATAGAGGGGCAGAAGCGGCCGCAGATCGCCTGCGATACCCTGGTACGCGCGGGGATGTCGGTGCGTACCAAAGGGGAAAATATCGATGCCGTTCGGCGCAATATCCTGGAGCTCGAACTGCTCAACCACCCGGTTGACTGCCCCATCTGTGACCAGGCCGGGGAGTGCAAGCTGCAGGATTTCTATATGGACTACGGCCTGCACGACGCGAAGATCGAAAAGCGCGAGAAGGTAACGCACCGAAAGCACGTCGACCTGGGCGCCAATGTCATGCTCGACCAGGAGCGCTGCGTGCTCTGCGCACGCTGTACCCGATTCACTTCCGAGATCACGAAGACCCACGAGCTGGGCATCATCGGCCGGGGCGACCATGCCCGGGTCAGCACGATGCCGGGCAGAAGCCTTGAGAACCCCTATGCGATGAACGTGATCGATCTCTGCCCGGTGGGGGCGTTAACCAGCAAGGATTTCCGTTTTCACCAGCGGGTCTGGTTCCTCACCTCGACGCCGTCGGTCTGCCACGGCTGCGCGGCGGGGTGCAATATCTGGGTGGACCATAACCGCGAGAAGTACAAGGACGACCGCATTTACCGCTTCCGCCCCCGCGTCAACAGGGAAGTGAACGGCTGGTTTATCTGCGACGCGGGGCGGCTCAGCTACGAAGCGCTGCAGGAGAACCGCCGCTTGGATATGCTTCTGAACAAAGAAGCGTGCGATGAGGTCCGGGCCCTTGAGTACTTCCGTGATGCGTTGAAGCGTCACAAAGGTGCCGTTACGATCCTCGTCGACGCGGACCGCTACAGCGAAGAGATGGAGGCGGTAAAGGTGTTCGCCGAACGCCACGGCGCCGCGCTCTACTGTCCGGCGGCAAGCTACGACGATCCCGCCTTCGGCGATGACTGGCTCCGCTCCTCCTGCCGTGCGGCTAATCTCGGCGGCGCGGAAAAACTGGGGATCGAACGTACGCTGCCCGATGCGCTCGAAACGGGGCTGCTGATCAATGTTAACCACCCCGACGGAGCGAAATTCAAAGCCGAGATGCGTATCGAACTGCAGACGCATGTGGGTCGGGACGCCGACCTGATCCTGCCGCTGGCGGTGTTTACGGAGTGTGCGGGGACCTTGGTCAACGAGCAGGGCGTCGCGCAGTTCTGCCCGCAGGCCGTGCACCGCAACCGTCCGATCCCGTCGGCCGTCGAATGGGTGGAACGGCTTGAAGAGGCGCCGTTATGA
- the nuoF gene encoding NADH-quinone oxidoreductase subunit NuoF, protein MRDARIVSRRFESPNSHTLEAARADGAYTRLKEAFAMGPEVIVARVDASGLRGKGGGGAPAGAKWKLMPREDPRPSYLAVNCDESEPGTFKDRQIISKDPHLLIEGIILTCYAIGAHHAYIYIRGEYASFQKILQGAVDEAYAAGYLGVTVDGFDYPLDITIHRGAGAYICGEKSAMLESLEGKRGHPRLKPKQKEPEWYFGNPTLVNNVETIATVPFIVYEGPEAYRAFGTEQSPGTLLFAMSGHVECPGVYEAEFGTPMLEYIEHFGGGIRGGRKLKAVIPGGASTKVLTADEAAQATLDYETLRAMRSSLGTGGMIVMDETTDMVAVLKNLLEFYHHESCGQCTPCREGTGWSDALLQRVLEGRGSAKDLDTLLELAETMNGKTICVFAPAVADVITGFLTKFRSEFEARTAG, encoded by the coding sequence ATGAGAGACGCACGCATCGTCAGCCGACGCTTTGAGTCACCGAACAGCCACACCCTGGAAGCCGCCAGAGCCGACGGGGCCTACACGCGTCTGAAAGAGGCCTTCGCGATGGGGCCGGAGGTGATCGTCGCGCGGGTCGATGCTAGCGGGTTGCGCGGGAAGGGCGGCGGGGGTGCCCCGGCCGGGGCGAAATGGAAGCTGATGCCCAGGGAGGACCCCCGTCCCTCCTACCTCGCCGTCAACTGCGACGAGAGCGAGCCGGGCACCTTCAAAGACCGCCAGATCATCTCCAAAGACCCGCATCTCCTCATCGAGGGGATCATCCTCACCTGCTACGCCATCGGCGCGCACCACGCCTACATATACATTCGGGGTGAATATGCCTCCTTCCAGAAGATCCTGCAGGGCGCTGTTGACGAGGCTTACGCGGCGGGCTATCTGGGCGTAACGGTGGACGGCTTCGATTATCCCCTCGACATTACGATCCACCGCGGCGCCGGGGCCTATATCTGCGGCGAAAAGTCGGCGATGCTCGAATCGCTGGAGGGCAAACGGGGGCATCCGCGTCTTAAGCCCAAGCAGAAAGAGCCGGAGTGGTACTTCGGCAACCCGACCCTCGTCAATAACGTCGAGACCATTGCTACTGTACCGTTTATCGTTTATGAGGGGCCGGAGGCGTACCGCGCGTTCGGGACCGAGCAGAGTCCGGGCACGCTGCTCTTTGCGATGAGCGGCCACGTCGAATGCCCCGGGGTTTACGAGGCGGAGTTTGGCACGCCGATGCTGGAGTATATCGAGCACTTCGGCGGCGGGATCCGCGGCGGCAGAAAGCTCAAGGCGGTCATCCCCGGTGGGGCGTCGACAAAGGTGTTGACCGCCGACGAGGCGGCGCAGGCGACGCTGGATTACGAAACGCTCCGCGCGATGCGTTCGTCCCTGGGAACGGGGGGAATGATCGTGATGGATGAAACGACCGATATGGTCGCAGTGCTCAAGAACCTGCTGGAGTTCTACCACCACGAATCCTGTGGGCAGTGTACCCCCTGCCGCGAAGGGACGGGGTGGAGCGACGCTTTGCTGCAGCGGGTCCTGGAGGGCCGCGGCAGCGCAAAGGATCTCGACACCCTGCTGGAGCTGGCGGAGACAATGAACGGCAAGACGATCTGCGTATTCGCCCCAGCGGTCGCGGATGTCATCACCGGCTTCCTGACGAAGTTCAGGAGCGAATTCGAAGCAAGGACGGCGGGATGA